A window of the Dermatophagoides farinae isolate YC_2012a chromosome 2, ASM2471394v1, whole genome shotgun sequence genome harbors these coding sequences:
- the LOC142598216 gene encoding uncharacterized protein LOC142598216, with translation MYNRNVNHHHHHHQQRRRQLQQQQQRNHQLVICFTLFIIISTTMIQANEARIVRKEKMLRLCLWTPCKSITTTTKKCPSYLEQSAKRKCKLSDDEIGFYSKCCLYEGNLPAIKETPTNHID, from the coding sequence atgtataaTCGTAacgtaaatcatcatcatcatcatcatcaacaacgacgacgacaactacaacaacaacaacaacggaatcatcaattggtcatttgttttacattgttcattatcatttccaCAACAATGATACAAGCAAATGAAGCACGTATTGTacgtaaagaaaaaatgttacGCCTTTGTCTTTGGACACCATGTAAATCGataacgacgacaacaaaaaaatgtccatcaTATCTGGAACAAAgtgcaaaaagaaaatgtaaaTTATCTGACGATGAAATTGGTTTCTATTCCAAATGTTGTCTATATGAAGGAAATTTACCGGCAATCAAAGAAACGCCAACAaatcatattgattga
- the LOC124499818 gene encoding transcription factor 24, whose amino-acid sequence MARFNNKNKKQKSPPTTTTIPAAKNAERERGRVRCLRNAFQTLQQCLPSVPPNTKLSKLDILILATNYIQILMQILDNNHDNHVDENGENSTATTTTTTTPEYIIHQHNHHSIDYKQSTTLLNIDEIENSLSSKVYRPIKKWPMRSRLYSTMMMMMMINDDQ is encoded by the exons ATGGCTagatttaataataaaaataaaaaacaaaaatcaccaccaacaacaacaacaataccgGCTGCTAAAAATGCTGAACGTGAACGTGGCCGTGTTCGTTGTTTACGGAATGCTTTTCAAACATTACAACAATGTTTACCATCAGTGCCACCGAATACAAAATTATCTAAACTagatatattgattttggcaacaaattatattcaaatattgatgCAAATacttgataataatcatgataatcatgtagatgaaaatggtgaaaatagcaccgccaccaccaccaccaccaccactccAGAATacattattcatcaacacaatcatcactcaatcgattataaacaatcaacaacattgttgaacattgatgaaattgaaaattcattatcatccaagGTTTATCGTCCAATCAAg aaatggcCAATGCGTTCACGTTtatattcaacaatgatgatgatgatgatgatcaatgatgaccaatga
- the Cdc16 gene encoding cell division cycle protein 16, which produces MANSNAQSNVNASIFNAFNDAYNSTKITKRQIYSKVDQIKKIRDDFEKMFLVDTAQFFTDKLITLEHNDDHDNDADSEIYRMAKLLHQKEQYHRAALMIISNNFHLKNLSARYLAAKCYFDCKEYSKSLEILNLSIDNLTFDEKGGSFNQWKSSIQLLKGHIHEALNDKELANKCFFDALVLDPFCYEAFQALIKFDMINKEQECQLLEFISTNNNDNTNDDESNAIKMMKELYNLQFRHHHHQQHGKDDDGLKKENENEQSKPKSTITLLNESFFNSSSDDVRLIHAENYYNDCQFKKSYAILSEIHSNDILNQKCSFLMIGCLLELGNHIVLREISHKLAESIPENAIAWYAVGCYYYSILNMDNARKYLSKSTLIDPNFQASMLMYGHSFEMEALHDQAIAVYMDLSKIMAHSYLPLLYVGVEYCHLNFPSLAEQYLNQALELSPDNLFVLHELGIVFYEKKEYEMAKEYFVKVYKILADKQLLMEYPKKWEPLLNNLGHVHRKLTEYDDAINYFKIALRMIPENSSTLDALGLVYSLKGERQMASDYFQKALSLKRDDAFALTMYHLLSVEKK; this is translated from the exons ATGGCAAATTCCAATGCTCAATCCAATGTAAATGCATCCATTTTTAATGCATTCAATGATGCTTATAATAGTACGAAAATAACCAAACGacaaatatattcaaaagtTGATCAGATTAAAAAAATAcgtgatgattttgaaaaaatgttccTTGTGGATACGGCACAATTTTTTACCGATAAATTAATCACTCTtgaacataatgatgatcatgataatgatgctgATTCAGAGATTTATCGAATGGCTAAATTATTACATCAAAAAGAACAATATCATCGTGCtgcattgatgattatatcgaataattttcatctgAAAAATCTTTCCGCTCGTTATTTGGCTGCTAAATGTTAT TTTGATTGTAAAGAATATTCGAAATCATTGGAAATACTGAATCTTTCGATTGATAATTTAACCTTTGATGAAAAAGGTGGATCTTTTAATCAG tgGAAAAGttccattcaattattgaaaGGACATATACATGAagcattgaatgataaagaattggctaataaatgttttttcgatGCACTTGTATTGGATCCATTCTGTTATGAAGCATTTCAAGcattgattaaatttgatATGATTAATAAAGAACAAg AATGTCAATTAttggaatttatttcaacaaacaacaacgacaacaccaacgatgatgaatcgaatgccatcaaaatgatgaaagaattgTACAATCTTCaatttcgtcatcatcatcatcaacaacatggaaaagatgatgatggattgaaaaaagaaaatgaaaatgaacaatcgAAACCGAAATCAACCATaacattgttgaatgaatcatttttcaacagCAGCAGTGATGACGTTCGATTAATTCATGCTGAGAATTATTACAATGATtgtcaattcaaaaaaagttATGCAATCCTTTCCGA aattcattcgaatgatattttaaatcaaaaatgttcatttctTATGATCGGTTGCCTTTTAGAATTGGGCAATCATATTGTATTGCGAGAAATATCACATAAATTAGCTGAATCAATACCGGAAAATGCCATAGCATGGTATGCTGTtggttgttattattattccatcTTAAATATGGATAATGCAAGAAAATATCTAAGTAAATCtacattgattgatccaaATTTTCAAGCATCAATGCTCATGTATGGccattcattcgaaatgGAAGCATTGCATGATCAGGCGATCGCAGTATATATGGATCTAAGTAAAATTATGGCCCATTCATATCTACCACTATTATATGTTGGTGTTGAATATTGTCATctaaattttccatcattggCTGAACAATATCTGAATCAAGCATTGGAATTATCACCAGATAATCTATTCGTACTTCATGAATTGGGAATAGTTTtttatgagaaaaaaga atatGAAATGGCAAAAGAATATTTTGTAAAAGTTTATAAAATATTGGCCGATAAACAATTGTTGATGgaatatccaaaaaaatgggaaccattgttgaataatttggGACATGTACATCGAAAATTAACcgaatatgatgatgctattaattattttaaaatcgCTTTACGAATGATACCggaaaattcatcaacattagaTGCATTAGGTTTAGTGTATAGTTTAAAAGGTGAACGACAGATGGCGagtgattattttcaaaag GCCCTTAGCCTTAAACGTGATGATGCATTCGCATTGACAATGTACCATTTATTAtcggttgaaaaaaaatga